A stretch of Eleutherodactylus coqui strain aEleCoq1 chromosome 2, aEleCoq1.hap1, whole genome shotgun sequence DNA encodes these proteins:
- the EFCAB10 gene encoding EF-hand calcium-binding domain-containing protein 10, with amino-acid sequence MAAGRELQAEDYLRENRIMELMNNLTSLLLYHRPERPREFLITQLEKLKLARLADAEYPCLFCESNVDAIFGILDPSGQGYVTGTQYTEALKTLGVDVSNLPAPREKITHEVFKHDMILHLKKSSATFKI; translated from the exons ATGGCAGCCGGACGGGAGCTGCAGGCGGAGGATTACCTCCGAGAAAACAGGATAATGGAGCTGATGAACAACCTGACGAGCCTCCTGCTGTATCACCGCCCCG AAAGACCCCGAGAATTCCTTATCACACAGCTAGAAAAGCTGAAGCTTGCCAGGCTGGCGGACGCGGAGTACCCTTGTCTCTTTTGTGAGTCTAATGTAGACGCCATCTTTGGGATTCTGGACCCTTCAGGCCAAGGCTATGTAACCGGGACACAGTACACGGAAG CTTTAAAAACCCTGGGTGTAGACGTCAGCAACTTGCCTGCTCCTCGGGAGAAAATCACACATGAAGTCTTCAAACACGATAT GATTCTTCATCTGAAAAAATCTTCTGCAACATTTAAGATCTAG